Proteins encoded within one genomic window of Gemmobacter sp.:
- a CDS encoding tetratricopeptide repeat protein, with the protein MGRVRDILNSAVAAVLTLTATSVAAQDGGRLTSLLAELAQPENAGWRRVERQVVTEWSKSGSAAMDLLLQRGREAMAEGDMPAAIDHLTALTDHAPDFAEGWNARATALFRAGQMGPAMQDLSRVLALNPSHFGALAGVGTILAETGNTRAALAAYKAALAIHPHLEKVREAAERLERDLSGQQI; encoded by the coding sequence ATGGGCCGGGTTCGTGACATTCTCAACAGTGCCGTGGCGGCAGTCTTGACGTTAACGGCAACTTCCGTGGCGGCACAGGACGGCGGCCGGCTGACCAGCCTGCTGGCCGAATTGGCGCAGCCGGAAAATGCCGGCTGGCGGCGGGTGGAACGGCAGGTGGTGACCGAATGGTCGAAGTCCGGCTCGGCCGCCATGGACCTGCTGCTGCAACGCGGCCGCGAGGCGATGGCCGAAGGCGACATGCCCGCCGCGATCGACCATCTGACCGCGCTGACCGACCATGCCCCCGATTTCGCCGAAGGCTGGAACGCCCGCGCCACCGCCCTGTTCCGCGCCGGCCAGATGGGCCCCGCGATGCAGGATCTGTCGCGCGTGCTGGCGCTGAACCCCAGCCATTTCGGCGCTCTGGCCGGGGTCGGCACCATTCTGGCCGAAACCGGCAACACAAGGGCGGCGCTGGCCGCCTACAAGGCCGCGCTTGCTATACATCCCCACCTTGAAAAGGTAAGGGAAGCGGCAGAGCGGCTGGAGCGTGATCTGTCCGGCCAGCAGATCTGA
- a CDS encoding SCP2 sterol-binding domain-containing protein — MSDVIDTIVAELAKKDTSGYAGTAKFVIKGEGAVMMDGNGVRAGDDEADVTLTADLEVFRAIFEGDMNPTMAFMTGKLKIDGSMGKAMALASVLS, encoded by the coding sequence ATGAGCGACGTGATCGACACCATCGTTGCGGAACTGGCCAAGAAAGACACCTCGGGCTATGCCGGCACCGCGAAATTCGTCATCAAGGGCGAAGGCGCGGTGATGATGGACGGCAATGGCGTGCGCGCCGGCGATGACGAGGCCGATGTGACGCTGACCGCCGATCTGGAGGTGTTCCGCGCGATCTTTGAAGGCGACATGAACCCGACCATGGCCTTCATGACCGGCAAGCTGAAGATCGACGGGTCGATGGGCAAGGCGATGGCGCTGGCCTCGGTCCTGTCGTGA
- a CDS encoding alpha/beta hydrolase, translating to MTAAPCLEDGHGGGTAQWLTTADGVRIRAVLWPSPGARGTVLILPGRTEHAEKYGPTAARLATAGYAAAAVDWRGQGLADRLLPDRRKGHVGRFADYQLDLAAFRTAVRAAGLPGPLFLMAHSMGGCIGLRGLMQGLDVAAAAFSAPMWGLKVPGGQTGLFAAAFAGLAGAGLRGRYAPPPASGPVCYLETGDFTDNTLTTDRAVWDWMQGQLRANPEIIIAGPTIGWLAEALAEMRALARLPSPPVPCIAAVGGHERIVDPGPIIARMGRWPGGDLLRVPGAEHEILMETDALRDRFLSRATALFDAQPG from the coding sequence GTGACCGCGGCGCCCTGTCTGGAGGATGGCCACGGCGGCGGCACCGCCCAGTGGCTGACCACCGCCGACGGGGTGCGCATCCGTGCGGTGCTGTGGCCCAGCCCCGGCGCGCGCGGCACGGTGCTGATCCTGCCCGGACGCACCGAACATGCCGAGAAATACGGGCCAACGGCGGCCAGGCTGGCCACGGCCGGCTATGCGGCGGCGGCGGTGGACTGGCGCGGCCAGGGGCTGGCCGACCGGCTGCTGCCCGACCGGCGCAAGGGCCATGTCGGCCGGTTTGCCGATTACCAACTGGATCTGGCGGCGTTTCGCACCGCGGTACGGGCGGCGGGGCTGCCGGGGCCGCTGTTCCTGATGGCGCATTCCATGGGCGGTTGCATCGGCCTGCGCGGGCTGATGCAGGGGCTGGATGTGGCGGCAGCGGCGTTTTCCGCCCCGATGTGGGGGCTGAAGGTGCCGGGCGGCCAGACCGGCCTGTTTGCCGCCGCCTTTGCCGGGCTGGCGGGTGCCGGCCTGCGCGGGCGCTATGCGCCGCCGCCAGCCTCTGGTCCGGTGTGCTATCTGGAAACCGGCGATTTCACCGACAACACCCTGACCACCGACCGCGCCGTCTGGGACTGGATGCAGGGCCAGCTGCGCGCCAACCCCGAAATCATCATCGCCGGCCCCACCATCGGCTGGCTGGCCGAGGCGCTGGCAGAAATGCGGGCGCTGGCCCGGCTGCCCTCGCCCCCGGTGCCGTGCATTGCGGCGGTTGGCGGGCATGAACGCATCGTGGATCCCGGGCCGATCATCGCCCGGATGGGCCGCTGGCCCGGCGGCGATCTGCTGCGTGTGCCCGGTGCGGAACACGAGATTCTGATGGAAACCGATGCCCTGCGTGACCGTTTCCTGTCGCGCGCAACCGCCCTGTTCGACGCCCAGCCCGGCTGA
- a CDS encoding MerR family transcriptional regulator, with amino-acid sequence MPNQKIPQDVLTIREMCEAFDVTPRTLRFYESKELLFPYRDGQKRLFTRRDRGRLKLILRGKRFGFALEEIRQLLDLYDRGDQQEEQLKRTYEIARERLAQMVQQRDELNEAITELQSQLEWGAEIIASFRRTAAE; translated from the coding sequence ATGCCGAACCAGAAGATACCACAAGACGTGCTGACGATCCGCGAAATGTGCGAGGCTTTCGATGTGACCCCGCGCACGTTGCGGTTCTATGAATCCAAGGAACTGCTGTTCCCCTATCGCGATGGACAGAAACGCCTGTTCACCCGGCGCGACCGTGGCCGGCTGAAGCTGATCCTGCGCGGCAAGCGTTTTGGCTTTGCGCTGGAGGAAATCCGCCAGCTGCTGGACCTTTACGACCGGGGCGACCAGCAGGAGGAGCAACTGAAACGCACCTATGAAATCGCGCGCGAACGGCTGGCCCAGATGGTGCAGCAGCGCGACGAGCTGAACGAGGCGATCACCGAGTTGCAAAGCCAGCTGGAATGGGGGGCCGAAATCATCGCCTCGTTCCGCCGTACCGCCGCCGAATGA